The following proteins are co-located in the Acidimicrobiales bacterium genome:
- a CDS encoding GntR family transcriptional regulator — MSDAGAAHAYAQVREAIVENRYPPGHRLVEQRLAAELGLSRTPVREALRMLEAEGLVVSVRNRGAMVRPISETEVVDLYGLRIRLESYAVEVATERATEGELGELVAAADRFSEAVAKGDAETLAGIRRMHEANRGFHDVILTAARHDRLATMLARTVDIPLVFQAFSNFGPAEVARSDTFHHLIAEAMCRRDAARAAGLMAEHIAQGRDSVLDALARTEHQLSAQSTSRG, encoded by the coding sequence TTGAGTGACGCCGGGGCGGCGCACGCGTACGCACAGGTCCGCGAAGCGATCGTCGAGAACCGCTACCCGCCGGGCCACCGCCTGGTCGAGCAGCGGCTCGCGGCCGAGCTCGGTCTGTCGCGCACGCCGGTGCGCGAGGCCTTGCGCATGCTCGAGGCCGAAGGACTCGTGGTCAGTGTGCGCAACCGCGGCGCGATGGTCCGGCCGATCTCCGAGACCGAAGTCGTCGACCTCTACGGGTTGCGGATCCGGCTCGAGTCCTACGCGGTCGAAGTCGCCACCGAGCGGGCCACCGAAGGCGAGCTCGGCGAGCTCGTCGCCGCGGCCGACCGCTTCAGCGAGGCCGTCGCGAAGGGCGACGCGGAGACGCTGGCGGGCATCCGCCGCATGCACGAGGCCAACCGCGGCTTCCACGACGTGATCCTCACCGCCGCCCGCCATGATCGGCTCGCCACGATGCTCGCCCGCACGGTCGACATCCCGCTGGTGTTCCAGGCCTTTTCCAACTTCGGTCCCGCCGAGGTCGCCCGGTCCGACACCTTCCACCACCTCATCGCCGAGGCCATGTGTCGACGCGACGCCGCCCGCGCGGCCGGGCTGATGGCCGAGCACATCGCGCAAGGGCGCGACTCGGTGCTCGATGCGCTGGCTCGCACCGAGCACCAACTGTCCGCCCAGTCGACCTCGCGCGGGTGA
- a CDS encoding NAD(P)-dependent oxidoreductase has protein sequence MTPAQGITAYGCVEDEAALFRELAPRLGVAVRVTEEPPSVANAELAAGNRCISVSHRSPIDDAALLALRRAGVGFLSTRSIGQNHLDVAYAERIGITVGNVAYSPDSVADYTLMLMLMALRDAKSLLRRADLHDYALRDRPGRELRDLTVGVIGTGRIGSAVIARLRGFGCRVLAHDTLPGADATYVALEALLSQSDVVTLHVPLDPSTRHLLDGDRIAQLKPGAIVVNTSRGGLVDTAALVDALDCGHLGGAALDVIEGEQGAFHVDGPGGGGQVRDAGGVPRGRDLVARLQAMPNVVVSPHTAYRTDHALRDMVEHSIVSCLNFGIGDAAWLA, from the coding sequence ATCACCCCGGCGCAAGGCATCACGGCCTACGGATGCGTGGAGGACGAAGCCGCGCTGTTTCGCGAGCTCGCGCCGCGCCTCGGGGTCGCCGTGAGGGTCACCGAGGAGCCACCGTCGGTCGCCAACGCCGAGCTGGCTGCCGGGAACCGCTGCATCAGCGTCAGCCACAGGTCGCCGATCGACGACGCGGCGCTCCTCGCGCTGCGGCGCGCCGGCGTGGGGTTCTTGTCGACGCGCAGCATCGGGCAGAACCATCTCGACGTCGCGTACGCGGAGCGCATCGGTATCACGGTGGGCAACGTCGCGTACTCACCCGACAGCGTCGCGGACTACACGCTCATGTTGATGCTGATGGCGCTGCGCGACGCCAAGTCGCTGCTGCGTCGGGCCGACCTCCACGACTACGCGCTCCGCGACCGGCCGGGCCGGGAGCTGCGCGACTTGACGGTGGGTGTGATCGGCACCGGCCGCATCGGCTCGGCGGTCATCGCCCGCCTGCGGGGTTTCGGGTGCCGGGTCCTCGCGCACGACACCCTTCCGGGCGCCGACGCGACGTATGTCGCGCTCGAGGCTCTGCTGTCGCAGAGCGATGTCGTCACCCTGCACGTTCCGCTCGACCCGTCGACCCGGCACCTCCTCGACGGCGACCGCATCGCCCAGCTGAAACCGGGCGCGATCGTTGTCAACACCAGTCGTGGAGGCCTGGTCGACACGGCGGCGCTCGTCGACGCCCTCGACTGTGGGCACTTGGGAGGGGCCGCGCTCGATGTGATCGAAGGCGAGCAGGGCGCGTTTCACGTCGACGGTCCAGGAGGGGGCGGGCAGGTCCGTGACGCCGGCGGTGTTCCGCGCGGGCGCGATCTGGTGGCGCGGCTGCAAGCCATGCCGAACGTGGTCGTGAGCCCGCACACCGCGTACCGCACCGACCACGCGCTTCGCGACATGGTCGAACACAGCATCGTCAGCTGCTTGAACTTCGGGATCGGAGATGCCGCATGGCTCGCTTGA
- a CDS encoding nuclear transport factor 2 family protein, producing MPPTTVPTDRVHRRVCHALFDALEEGNVAAIDALYAPDMTMWFNVTNQVISRADSLAAIDKGKALHRRRNYDDRQIHTFDDGFMAQYTCEVVAHDGAKVPLTACLVAEVHDGLITRLWEYLDSTHYTRPRAPREGSPS from the coding sequence ATGCCACCAACCACCGTCCCCACCGACCGGGTCCACCGACGCGTGTGCCACGCCCTGTTCGACGCGCTCGAGGAAGGCAACGTGGCCGCGATCGACGCGCTGTACGCGCCGGACATGACGATGTGGTTCAACGTCACCAACCAGGTGATCAGCCGGGCCGACAGCCTCGCGGCGATCGACAAGGGCAAAGCGCTCCACCGTCGCCGCAACTACGACGACCGCCAGATCCACACCTTCGACGACGGGTTCATGGCCCAGTACACGTGCGAGGTCGTGGCGCACGACGGCGCGAAGGTGCCGCTCACCGCCTGCCTCGTGGCCGAAGTCCACGACGGGCTGATCACGAGGTTGTGGGAGTACCTCGACTCGACCCACTACACGCGCCCACGTGCGCCGCGCGAAGGGTCGCCGTCATGA
- the vanA gene encoding D-alanine--(R)-lactate ligase, whose amino-acid sequence MARLRIGVLFGGCSEEHPISVKSAQEVARHLDPERYEPFWVGIAKDGRWNLCDGPDPSWAEGVCRPAVVSPDRGTHGLVVFDGERVDTIPLDVALPVLHGKLGEDGAMQGLFELAGIPYVGCDVQSSALCMDKSLAYTVVRSAGIATPDFRSLRPGEQVDPTKLAYPVFVKPARSGSSFGVSKVEHSDGLMGALEVARQYDGKVLIEQAVVGSEVGCAILGNGGDLVVGEVDHIALSHGFFRIHQEDSPETGSENSTPIVPADIPAASRARVQDTAKAVYRALGCRGLARVDLFLRDDGSVVLNEVNTMPGLTSYSRYPRMMAAAGIPLGEVLDRVVSLALVGRRVGALR is encoded by the coding sequence ATGGCTCGCTTGAGGATCGGTGTCTTGTTCGGTGGCTGCTCCGAGGAGCACCCCATCTCGGTGAAGTCCGCGCAGGAAGTCGCCCGGCACCTCGATCCCGAGCGGTATGAGCCGTTCTGGGTCGGCATCGCCAAGGACGGCAGGTGGAACTTGTGCGATGGCCCCGACCCCAGCTGGGCGGAGGGCGTGTGCCGGCCGGCCGTCGTCTCGCCGGACCGGGGCACGCACGGCCTGGTGGTCTTCGACGGTGAGCGCGTCGACACGATCCCGCTCGACGTGGCGCTGCCGGTGCTGCACGGCAAGCTCGGCGAGGACGGCGCGATGCAGGGTTTGTTCGAGCTCGCCGGCATCCCCTACGTCGGTTGCGACGTGCAGAGCTCCGCGCTGTGCATGGACAAGTCGCTCGCGTACACGGTGGTGCGCAGCGCGGGGATCGCCACGCCCGACTTCCGCAGCCTCCGGCCGGGCGAGCAGGTCGACCCGACCAAGCTTGCCTACCCGGTGTTCGTGAAGCCCGCCCGGTCGGGGTCGTCGTTTGGCGTCAGCAAGGTCGAGCACAGCGACGGGCTCATGGGGGCGCTCGAGGTGGCCCGGCAGTACGACGGCAAGGTCTTGATCGAACAAGCGGTCGTCGGCAGCGAAGTGGGATGCGCGATCCTCGGCAACGGCGGCGACCTCGTCGTGGGCGAGGTCGACCACATCGCGCTGTCGCACGGGTTCTTCCGGATCCACCAGGAGGACAGCCCCGAGACCGGGTCGGAGAACTCGACGCCGATCGTGCCCGCCGACATCCCGGCTGCCTCGCGTGCCCGCGTGCAGGACACGGCCAAGGCGGTCTACCGCGCGCTCGGTTGCCGAGGCCTGGCCCGCGTCGACCTGTTCCTCCGGGACGACGGATCGGTCGTGCTGAACGAGGTCAACACGATGCCGGGCCTGACCTCCTACAGCCGCTATCCGCGGATGATGGCGGCCGCTGGCATCCCGCTCGGCGAGGTGCTCGACCGGGTGGTGTCCTTGGCCCTGGTCGGGCGGCGGGTCGGAGCGCTGCGGTGA
- a CDS encoding VOC family protein — translation MGTHIDIGIVVRDIDACLPFYSEALGLQQLFDFDIPGGSHMWQLAVGECVVKLVTHASTPEAANPPGGSAGGTGLRYWTMGVDDIDAAVARCEAAGAPIPLPPLQLMPGIRIAMVEDPEGNVVEFLEQKS, via the coding sequence ATGGGCACCCACATCGACATCGGGATCGTCGTGCGCGACATCGACGCCTGCCTGCCCTTCTACTCCGAGGCGCTCGGGCTGCAGCAGCTGTTCGACTTCGACATCCCCGGCGGGTCGCACATGTGGCAGCTCGCCGTCGGCGAGTGCGTGGTCAAGTTGGTGACCCACGCGTCGACCCCCGAAGCCGCCAACCCGCCTGGCGGGTCGGCCGGAGGCACTGGCCTGCGGTACTGGACGATGGGCGTCGATGACATCGACGCGGCAGTTGCCCGGTGCGAAGCCGCCGGTGCGCCGATCCCCCTGCCGCCGCTGCAACTGATGCCCGGTATCCGCATCGCCATGGTCGAAGATCCCGAAGGCAACGTCGTCGAGTTCCTCGAGCAGAAGTCCTGA
- a CDS encoding VOC family protein: MAAAEQHTNTEFELRGFNHLALVCRDMAETVEWYEDKLGMKLVKTLELPGGHGQHFFLDMGNGRDGVAFFWFPNAPEGERGVVLQDQFGVTAIGSTNHIAFDVPPEKFDEYRAKLKAKGVPVTPIINHANSLDGGHKPDYDAATDDGDVFIRSMYFTDPNGVRLEFACWTKVLDDSDVRHAPATARTEALA; the protein is encoded by the coding sequence ATGGCCGCTGCCGAGCAGCACACCAACACCGAGTTCGAGTTGCGTGGGTTCAACCACTTGGCGCTCGTCTGCCGTGACATGGCCGAGACGGTCGAGTGGTATGAGGACAAGCTCGGGATGAAGCTCGTGAAGACCCTCGAGTTGCCGGGTGGCCACGGCCAGCACTTCTTCCTCGACATGGGCAACGGCCGCGACGGTGTGGCGTTCTTCTGGTTCCCGAACGCGCCCGAGGGCGAGCGTGGCGTGGTCTTGCAGGACCAGTTCGGTGTGACCGCGATCGGCTCCACCAACCACATCGCGTTCGACGTCCCACCCGAGAAGTTCGACGAGTACCGCGCCAAGCTCAAGGCCAAAGGCGTGCCGGTCACCCCGATCATCAACCACGCCAACTCCCTCGACGGCGGCCACAAGCCCGACTACGACGCGGCCACCGACGACGGCGACGTGTTCATCCGCTCGATGTACTTCACCGACCCCAACGGCGTGCGCCTCGAGTTCGCCTGCTGGACCAAGGTCCTCGACGACTCCGACGTACGCCACGCCCCCGCGACCGCCCGCACCGAAGCACTGGCCTGA
- a CDS encoding nuclear transport factor 2 family protein: protein MRKDSETLALCDRFFDALEQRDYDTLQSCYAPEAMIWHSHDCLYQSRADNLAMLKQGMATNPKTRFRDRRVRVFEGGFVQQHTIYVTRADGFEGHMEVCFVAYVRNGMISRAYEYFDTGQVDKFIGPRPGAAPTNGKDT from the coding sequence ATGAGGAAGGACTCCGAGACCCTCGCCTTGTGCGACCGGTTCTTCGACGCCCTCGAGCAGCGTGACTATGACACGCTGCAGTCCTGCTACGCGCCCGAGGCCATGATCTGGCACTCCCACGACTGCCTGTACCAGAGCCGTGCCGACAACCTCGCCATGCTGAAGCAGGGCATGGCCACCAACCCGAAGACGCGCTTTCGTGATCGCCGGGTGCGGGTGTTCGAGGGCGGCTTCGTGCAGCAGCACACCATCTACGTCACCCGCGCCGACGGCTTCGAAGGCCATATGGAGGTCTGCTTCGTGGCTTACGTGCGCAACGGGATGATCAGCCGGGCGTACGAGTACTTCGACACCGGCCAAGTCGACAAGTTCATCGGACCGCGCCCCGGCGCGGCGCCAACCAACGGGAAGGACACCTGA
- a CDS encoding carboxymuconolactone decarboxylase family protein, whose translation MPRLQQISRDDTDAPIVLAMYQRLFGDRDPVKEPGTATGTPGDWWTVFANSPDVLEHACRGFGLYASPNRKMKPRHRELGQTRAGWLVGSQFVFSQHCKSCRALGFPEDKIAAIKAWSTSDLFDAPERALLAYTDALVHGFGRVDDALFDVLHEHFTDEQILEFTYITMMYTMHAVISVALRLEYDERADPIVEIAAPDDYQPENLGRQIAYDQSGAEG comes from the coding sequence ATGCCTCGACTTCAGCAGATCTCCCGCGACGACACCGATGCGCCGATCGTCCTCGCCATGTACCAGCGCCTGTTCGGCGACCGCGACCCGGTGAAGGAGCCGGGTACGGCAACCGGCACCCCGGGCGACTGGTGGACCGTGTTCGCCAACTCGCCCGACGTGCTCGAGCACGCTTGCCGCGGCTTCGGGCTGTACGCCAGCCCCAACCGCAAGATGAAGCCCCGCCACCGGGAGCTCGGACAGACGCGCGCGGGCTGGCTGGTCGGCAGCCAGTTCGTGTTCTCCCAGCACTGCAAGTCCTGCCGGGCGCTCGGCTTCCCCGAGGACAAGATCGCGGCCATCAAGGCGTGGTCGACCTCCGACCTGTTCGACGCGCCCGAGCGCGCCCTGCTGGCCTACACCGACGCACTGGTCCACGGTTTCGGGCGCGTCGACGACGCGCTGTTCGACGTGTTGCACGAGCACTTCACCGACGAGCAGATCCTCGAGTTCACGTACATCACGATGATGTACACGATGCACGCGGTGATCTCCGTGGCGCTGCGGTTGGAGTACGACGAGCGCGCCGATCCAATCGTCGAGATCGCCGCGCCCGACGACTACCAACCCGAGAACCTCGGTCGACAGATCGCGTACGACCAGTCCGGGGCCGAGGGTTGA
- a CDS encoding response regulator transcription factor — translation MRVLVVEDEPFLAEAVRDGLRLEAIAADIALDGDAALELLRVNAYDIAVLDRDIPGPSGDEIAAHIVASGSGLPILMLTAADRLDDKASGFELGADDYLTKPFELRELVLRLRALDRRRAHNRPPVQEIAGLRLDPFRREVYRDGRYVALTRKQFAVLEVLVAAEGGVVSSEELLERAWDEHADPFTNAVRITVSALRKRLGEPWFIATVAGVGYRIDTGQPQERHRRG, via the coding sequence GTGCGCGTGCTGGTGGTCGAGGACGAACCGTTCCTTGCCGAGGCCGTCCGTGACGGGCTGCGACTCGAGGCGATCGCAGCTGACATCGCCCTCGACGGCGACGCGGCGCTCGAGCTGCTGCGCGTCAACGCGTACGACATCGCAGTGCTCGACCGCGACATCCCGGGCCCGTCCGGCGACGAGATCGCGGCTCACATCGTGGCATCCGGCAGCGGACTCCCGATCCTCATGCTGACGGCCGCCGACCGGCTCGACGACAAGGCATCGGGCTTCGAGCTCGGCGCCGACGACTACCTCACCAAGCCGTTCGAGCTCAGGGAGCTGGTGCTGCGTCTCCGGGCACTCGACCGTCGCCGTGCACACAACCGGCCACCGGTGCAGGAGATCGCGGGGCTCCGCCTGGACCCGTTCCGCCGCGAGGTCTACCGCGACGGGCGCTACGTCGCCCTCACCCGCAAACAGTTCGCGGTGCTCGAAGTGCTGGTCGCCGCAGAGGGCGGGGTGGTCAGCTCCGAGGAGCTGTTGGAACGGGCCTGGGACGAGCACGCCGACCCGTTCACGAACGCGGTGCGCATCACGGTCTCGGCGCTGCGCAAGCGGCTCGGCGAGCCGTGGTTCATCGCCACCGTGGCCGGCGTCGGCTACCGCATCGACACGGGCCAGCCACAGGAACGACACCGCCGTGGATAG
- a CDS encoding DUF427 domain-containing protein, protein MEPSGYVERPDYRVDLLVRRNEVTAWLGDTLLARTTSPLLVDEQDHGLVVYFPRDDVEVALTLDPDTTSRCPYKGQASYWRFAGDGDAPVCWSYDEPYPQVRQIAGHVAFYQDRVRVQLGVATPAVVGYPR, encoded by the coding sequence ATGGAACCATCTGGCTACGTGGAACGGCCCGACTACCGCGTCGACCTGCTGGTCCGGCGCAACGAGGTCACGGCCTGGCTCGGCGACACGTTGCTGGCCCGCACCACCTCGCCGCTGCTCGTCGACGAGCAGGACCACGGCCTGGTGGTCTACTTCCCGCGCGACGACGTGGAGGTGGCACTCACACTGGATCCCGACACCACGTCACGCTGCCCGTACAAGGGCCAGGCCTCGTACTGGCGCTTCGCCGGCGACGGCGACGCGCCGGTGTGTTGGAGCTACGACGAGCCGTACCCGCAAGTGCGACAGATCGCCGGGCACGTGGCCTTCTACCAGGACCGGGTCCGCGTGCAGTTGGGTGTGGCCACGCCGGCAGTGGTCGGTTACCCGCGCTGA
- the vanX gene encoding D-Ala-D-Ala dipeptidase VanX: MIDDFVFVDEWVPGIRWDAKYATWDNFTGRPVDGYLVNRIVGTTALCAGLERARDRAATLGFGLLVWDGYRPQRAVDRFLRWAAEPEDGRTKSRHYPNIERPDMFEQGYVAARSGHSRGSTVDLTLYELATGDLVGMGGDHDLMDRISHHEAAGLSAAAAGNRRHLRTIMAASGFSAYECEWWHYTLEREPHPATYYDFPIT; encoded by the coding sequence GTGATCGACGACTTCGTCTTCGTCGACGAATGGGTGCCGGGGATCCGCTGGGACGCCAAGTACGCCACATGGGACAACTTCACCGGCCGGCCGGTCGACGGGTACCTCGTGAACCGGATCGTGGGCACCACCGCATTGTGCGCCGGCCTCGAGAGGGCACGGGATCGGGCGGCGACGCTCGGATTCGGTTTGCTGGTCTGGGACGGCTACCGCCCCCAGCGCGCCGTCGACCGGTTCTTGCGCTGGGCGGCCGAGCCCGAGGATGGACGGACCAAGTCGCGGCACTACCCCAACATCGAACGTCCGGACATGTTCGAGCAGGGGTACGTGGCCGCTCGGTCGGGCCACAGCCGGGGCAGCACCGTCGACCTCACGTTGTACGAGCTGGCCACTGGCGACCTCGTCGGGATGGGCGGCGACCACGACTTGATGGACCGGATCTCCCACCACGAGGCCGCGGGGCTGTCGGCGGCAGCCGCCGGCAACCGCCGGCACTTGCGGACGATCATGGCGGCCAGCGGGTTCAGCGCGTACGAGTGCGAGTGGTGGCACTACACGCTCGAGCGCGAGCCACATCCGGCCACGTACTACGACTTCCCGATCACGTAG
- a CDS encoding acyl-CoA dehydrogenase family protein, whose translation MAAEGGVDHGGPPAEGLVERVRAVVPTIAATSFEAEAQRRPLDEVIEALKATGVFRSFVPARYGGYEIDLATYLDIGVAVAEADPSMGWITTFYMEHNWLLTMFADELQDEVFGGQPFVLAPGSVNPTGRAIDNGDGTYSLSGHWTFGTGICHADWVLLSGKIGDDDVARNFLARVGDVEVKDTWHVDGMAATGSRDIHADHVLVPERRVSLFPPPHLTARPGDPYLHRIPVAPFLSLTAAMPAVGAAKRALVLFESRLFDRVMFGTKRTQSHRVPTQVRLANLRVEVDAIELLMSGIVARMQDHVDGTIDLDLLAQLELRLAIAHVVRRCREVVREIMQSSGASVHYLDNELQRLHRDIHMICAHTVFDVDLVAEGVGKAIVAERTTPAAGGEG comes from the coding sequence ATGGCTGCCGAGGGCGGGGTCGACCACGGCGGGCCACCGGCTGAAGGGCTCGTCGAGCGCGTGCGCGCCGTCGTGCCCACCATCGCCGCCACCTCCTTCGAGGCCGAGGCGCAACGACGGCCGCTCGACGAGGTGATCGAGGCCCTGAAGGCCACGGGCGTGTTCCGCTCGTTCGTCCCCGCCCGCTACGGCGGTTACGAGATCGACCTGGCCACGTACCTCGACATCGGCGTCGCCGTGGCCGAAGCCGACCCGTCGATGGGGTGGATCACCACCTTCTACATGGAGCACAACTGGCTGCTCACCATGTTCGCCGACGAGTTGCAGGACGAGGTCTTCGGGGGGCAGCCGTTTGTGCTCGCGCCCGGCAGCGTCAACCCGACGGGTCGTGCCATTGACAACGGCGACGGTACGTACTCGCTGTCGGGGCACTGGACGTTCGGCACCGGCATCTGCCACGCCGACTGGGTGCTGCTCAGCGGGAAGATCGGCGACGACGACGTCGCTCGCAACTTCCTCGCCCGGGTCGGCGATGTCGAGGTGAAGGACACCTGGCACGTCGACGGCATGGCCGCCACCGGAAGCCGCGACATCCATGCCGACCACGTGCTCGTGCCCGAGCGACGGGTTTCGCTGTTCCCGCCGCCGCATCTCACTGCCCGGCCCGGCGACCCGTACCTGCACCGCATCCCGGTGGCCCCGTTCCTGTCGCTCACCGCCGCCATGCCTGCGGTGGGCGCGGCCAAGCGGGCGCTGGTGCTGTTCGAGTCCCGGCTGTTCGACCGGGTCATGTTCGGCACCAAGCGCACACAGAGCCACCGCGTGCCGACCCAAGTGCGGCTCGCCAACCTCCGCGTGGAGGTCGACGCCATCGAGCTGCTCATGAGCGGCATCGTCGCCCGCATGCAGGACCACGTCGACGGCACCATCGACCTCGACCTGCTCGCGCAACTCGAGCTGCGCTTGGCGATCGCGCACGTCGTCCGGCGTTGCCGCGAGGTGGTGCGCGAGATCATGCAGTCGAGCGGCGCGTCAGTCCACTACCTCGACAACGAGCTCCAGCGGTTGCACCGCGACATCCACATGATCTGCGCGCACACGGTGTTCGACGTCGACCTGGTCGCCGAAGGGGTCGGCAAGGCCATCGTGGCCGAGCGCACGACACCCGCGGCCGGTGGCGAGGGCTGA
- a CDS encoding HAMP domain-containing sensor histidine kinase, with protein sequence MSVRMKLTLSYAGFLMLAGAVLLVAVWLFLLRYVPDQAMLVTPGLELPGVFPVRSRLLREFAPRAAAVMGGLLVFGLAGGWILAGRMLAPLSRITAATRLAAKGSLAHRIELEGHDDEFRELADSFDVMLERLEAHVAEQQRFAANASHELRTPLAITQTLLDVARNDPDRPSNELDERLRSVNARAIDLMEAMLLLSRTEQGSFVREPVDLSLVADEAAETIAPLATDHGVTIETSGDLSYTMGSHPLLLQLATNLVHNAIVHNVPEHGSVWVATSAGPDSVVLSVENTGAVLSPQLVSTLTEPFQRGSGRMRSDHVGAGLGLAIVDSIARAHDGTLTLTPRADGGLHVAVRLPLAPPKQVERHRQPPRTST encoded by the coding sequence ATGAGCGTCCGCATGAAGCTCACGCTCAGCTACGCGGGGTTCCTGATGCTGGCAGGCGCCGTGCTGCTGGTGGCCGTGTGGCTGTTCCTGCTGCGCTACGTGCCCGATCAGGCGATGCTCGTGACGCCCGGCCTCGAGCTCCCCGGCGTCTTCCCGGTGCGCTCGCGCCTGCTGCGCGAGTTCGCGCCGCGGGCCGCGGCGGTCATGGGTGGCCTGCTCGTGTTCGGCTTGGCCGGCGGGTGGATTCTGGCGGGCCGCATGCTCGCCCCGCTCTCGCGCATCACGGCTGCCACCCGTTTGGCGGCCAAGGGATCGCTCGCCCATCGCATCGAGCTCGAGGGGCACGACGACGAGTTCCGAGAGCTGGCCGACTCGTTCGACGTCATGCTCGAGCGGCTCGAGGCGCACGTGGCGGAGCAGCAGCGGTTCGCCGCCAACGCATCGCACGAGCTGCGCACCCCGCTCGCGATCACGCAGACCTTGCTCGACGTGGCACGCAACGACCCCGACCGCCCGAGCAACGAGCTCGACGAGCGCCTGCGGAGCGTCAATGCCCGGGCGATCGACCTCATGGAAGCGATGCTGCTGCTCAGTCGCACCGAGCAAGGATCGTTCGTGCGCGAACCCGTCGACCTCTCTCTCGTCGCCGACGAAGCCGCGGAGACCATCGCCCCACTCGCGACCGACCACGGCGTGACCATCGAGACCAGCGGCGACCTCTCGTACACGATGGGCTCGCACCCGCTGCTGTTGCAGCTCGCCACCAACCTGGTGCACAACGCGATCGTCCACAACGTGCCCGAGCACGGATCCGTGTGGGTGGCCACCTCGGCAGGCCCCGACTCGGTGGTGCTGTCGGTCGAGAACACCGGTGCCGTGCTGTCGCCGCAGCTGGTGTCGACCTTGACCGAGCCGTTCCAGCGCGGCAGCGGCCGCATGCGAAGCGACCACGTCGGCGCCGGCCTCGGGCTGGCCATCGTCGACAGCATCGCCCGCGCCCACGACGGCACCCTCACGCTCACGCCGCGCGCAGACGGCGGCCTGCACGTGGCGGTGCGACTGCCGCTCGCACCGCCGAAGCAGGTGGAGCGCCATCGCCAACCCCCGCGGACGTCTACGTGA
- a CDS encoding nuclear transport factor 2 family protein has product MSHRAAGVTDEDDVRELCHRFFDAYQDGRVDVLDEIMSDDCVIWHNVFGRETTKAENLAKYADSYAGQRRRTYDDRIVNAFADGFVIQYTLRGVMHTGHVGALWICIVGRVHDGKITRIDEYMDTSKFAAWMGGPRPDARGPT; this is encoded by the coding sequence ATGAGCCACCGAGCCGCCGGCGTGACGGACGAGGACGACGTACGGGAGCTGTGCCACCGGTTCTTCGACGCGTACCAGGACGGTCGAGTCGACGTGCTCGACGAGATCATGAGCGATGACTGCGTGATCTGGCACAACGTGTTCGGCCGGGAGACCACCAAGGCCGAGAACCTCGCCAAGTACGCCGACAGCTACGCCGGCCAGCGCCGCCGCACGTACGACGACCGCATCGTCAACGCCTTCGCCGACGGCTTCGTGATCCAGTACACGCTGCGCGGCGTGATGCACACCGGGCATGTCGGCGCGCTGTGGATCTGCATCGTCGGTCGAGTGCACGACGGCAAGATCACCCGCATCGACGAGTACATGGACACGTCGAAGTTCGCGGCTTGGATGGGCGGGCCACGGCCCGACGCGAGAGGACCCACATGA